A genomic segment from Sparus aurata chromosome 10, fSpaAur1.1, whole genome shotgun sequence encodes:
- the LOC115590029 gene encoding Fc receptor-like A isoform X3, translating to MEESCLLWLLASLKISPHRSQLFVGESVSLRCEEDDSSDGWTVTRNTTKGTRTKCGSRSLCKIDAIFTWDSGVYWCESTGGAASSSINITVTGGAVILQSPVLPVMEGDDVTLTCTTKTSNLSAAFYKDGSFIRTEPTGHMTIHHVSRSDEGLYKCNTISDGESPPSWISVTEKPAATTSPPTSSSQPSSPPTSSSQPSSPPTSSSQPSSPSAPCHPPVPVWSIGLVIAFFIFSLVPLVLLVLEVRRLTNRKPKGNYLPVSMEMAPPTQAELGLADEYDDVMAAVTTEHHL from the exons ATGGAGGAATCATGTCTGCTGTGGCTGCTCG cctctctgaagATCAGTCCTCACAGATCTCAGCTGTTTGTAGGagagtctgtctctctgaggtgtgaggaggacgacagctctgatggatggACGGTGACGAGGAACACGACTAAAGGAACCAGGACAAAGTGTGGATCTCGTTCCCTCTGTAAGATTGATGCCATCTTCACATGGGACAGTGGAGTTTACTGGTGTGAGTCCACAGGCGGAGCAGCCAGTagcagcatcaacatcactgtcactg gtggagcagtgatcctgcagagtcctgtcctccctgtgatggagggagatgatgtcactctcaCCTGTACAACAAAGACCTCCAACCTCTCAGCTGCTTTCTATAAAGATGGCTCCTTCATCAGGACTGAGCCTACAGGTCACATGACCATCCACCATGTTTCCAGgtctgatgaaggactctacaAGTGTAACACCATCAGTGATGGAGAGTCTCCACCCAGCTGGATCTCTGTCACAG AGAAACCTGCTGCGACAACTTCTCCTCCAACCTCCTCTTCCCAACCATCTTCTCCTCCAACCTCCTCTTCCCAACCATCTTCTCCTCCAACCTCCTCTTCCCAACCAtcctctccttcagctccttgTCATCCTCCTGTCCCTGTTTGGTCAATTGGTCTAGTTATTGctttcttcattttctctctggTTCCACTGGTTCTTCTGGTTCTAGAGGTGAGACGGCTCACCAACAGGAAACCTAAAG GAAACTACCTGCCTGTCTCCATGGAGATGGCTCCGCCCACCCAGGCTGAGCTGGGATTGGCTGATGAGTACGATGATGTCATGGCTGCTGTCACCACAGAGCATCACCTCTGA
- the LOC115590029 gene encoding Fc receptor-like protein 5 isoform X2, whose product MEESCLLWLLVVTSLLSGCTHQASLKISPHRSQLFVGESVSLRCEEDDSSDGWTVTRNTTKGTRTKCGSRSLCKIDAIFTWDSGVYWCESTGGAASSSINITVTGGAVILQSPVLPVMEGDDVTLTCTTKTSNLSAAFYKDGSFIRTEPTGHMTIHHVSRSDEGLYKCNTISDGESPPSWISVTEKPAATTSPPTSSSQPSSPPTSSSQPSSPSAPCHPPVPVWSIGLVIAFFIFSLVPLVLLVLEVRRLTNRKPKGNYLPVSMEMAPPTQAELGLADEYDDVMAAVTTEHHL is encoded by the exons ATGGAGGAATCATGTCTGCTGTGGCTGCTCG ttGTGACGTCACTGCTGAGCGGCTGCACACACCAAG cctctctgaagATCAGTCCTCACAGATCTCAGCTGTTTGTAGGagagtctgtctctctgaggtgtgaggaggacgacagctctgatggatggACGGTGACGAGGAACACGACTAAAGGAACCAGGACAAAGTGTGGATCTCGTTCCCTCTGTAAGATTGATGCCATCTTCACATGGGACAGTGGAGTTTACTGGTGTGAGTCCACAGGCGGAGCAGCCAGTagcagcatcaacatcactgtcactg gtggagcagtgatcctgcagagtcctgtcctccctgtgatggagggagatgatgtcactctcaCCTGTACAACAAAGACCTCCAACCTCTCAGCTGCTTTCTATAAAGATGGCTCCTTCATCAGGACTGAGCCTACAGGTCACATGACCATCCACCATGTTTCCAGgtctgatgaaggactctacaAGTGTAACACCATCAGTGATGGAGAGTCTCCACCCAGCTGGATCTCTGTCACAG AGAAACCTGCTGCGACAACTTCTCCTCCAACCTCCTCTTCCCAACCATCTTCTCCTCCAACCTC CTCTTCCCAACCAtcctctccttcagctccttgTCATCCTCCTGTCCCTGTTTGGTCAATTGGTCTAGTTATTGctttcttcattttctctctggTTCCACTGGTTCTTCTGGTTCTAGAGGTGAGACGGCTCACCAACAGGAAACCTAAAG GAAACTACCTGCCTGTCTCCATGGAGATGGCTCCGCCCACCCAGGCTGAGCTGGGATTGGCTGATGAGTACGATGATGTCATGGCTGCTGTCACCACAGAGCATCACCTCTGA
- the LOC115590029 gene encoding Fc receptor-like protein 5 isoform X1 — MEESCLLWLLVVTSLLSGCTHQASLKISPHRSQLFVGESVSLRCEEDDSSDGWTVTRNTTKGTRTKCGSRSLCKIDAIFTWDSGVYWCESTGGAASSSINITVTGGAVILQSPVLPVMEGDDVTLTCTTKTSNLSAAFYKDGSFIRTEPTGHMTIHHVSRSDEGLYKCNTISDGESPPSWISVTEKPAATTSPPTSSSQPSSPPTSSSQPSSPPTSSSQPSSPSAPCHPPVPVWSIGLVIAFFIFSLVPLVLLVLEVRRLTNRKPKGNYLPVSMEMAPPTQAELGLADEYDDVMAAVTTEHHL, encoded by the exons ATGGAGGAATCATGTCTGCTGTGGCTGCTCG ttGTGACGTCACTGCTGAGCGGCTGCACACACCAAG cctctctgaagATCAGTCCTCACAGATCTCAGCTGTTTGTAGGagagtctgtctctctgaggtgtgaggaggacgacagctctgatggatggACGGTGACGAGGAACACGACTAAAGGAACCAGGACAAAGTGTGGATCTCGTTCCCTCTGTAAGATTGATGCCATCTTCACATGGGACAGTGGAGTTTACTGGTGTGAGTCCACAGGCGGAGCAGCCAGTagcagcatcaacatcactgtcactg gtggagcagtgatcctgcagagtcctgtcctccctgtgatggagggagatgatgtcactctcaCCTGTACAACAAAGACCTCCAACCTCTCAGCTGCTTTCTATAAAGATGGCTCCTTCATCAGGACTGAGCCTACAGGTCACATGACCATCCACCATGTTTCCAGgtctgatgaaggactctacaAGTGTAACACCATCAGTGATGGAGAGTCTCCACCCAGCTGGATCTCTGTCACAG AGAAACCTGCTGCGACAACTTCTCCTCCAACCTCCTCTTCCCAACCATCTTCTCCTCCAACCTCCTCTTCCCAACCATCTTCTCCTCCAACCTCCTCTTCCCAACCAtcctctccttcagctccttgTCATCCTCCTGTCCCTGTTTGGTCAATTGGTCTAGTTATTGctttcttcattttctctctggTTCCACTGGTTCTTCTGGTTCTAGAGGTGAGACGGCTCACCAACAGGAAACCTAAAG GAAACTACCTGCCTGTCTCCATGGAGATGGCTCCGCCCACCCAGGCTGAGCTGGGATTGGCTGATGAGTACGATGATGTCATGGCTGCTGTCACCACAGAGCATCACCTCTGA